The following proteins are co-located in the Tachysurus vachellii isolate PV-2020 chromosome 19, HZAU_Pvac_v1, whole genome shotgun sequence genome:
- the samhd1 gene encoding deoxynucleoside triphosphate triphosphohydrolase SAMHD1, translating to MCQRRWKEEAAQRRLILKSDQAEKTHIMDSRKRPREEPLIVELLKTPEKRYKEGNYKDWDTEETCSYLRQHGLGEWEQKFKEQKITGLGLRYLTELQLEKMGIEPMGSRLQILHYLSKLWQISSECMKVFNDPIHGHIELHPLLMRIIDTPQFQRLRHIKQLGATYMVFPGAAHNRFEHCIGVGYLAGCLVQALNERQPELLITKQDILCVQIAGLCHDLGHGPFSHMFDGLFIPTVRPGLKWKHESASVQMFDHLVKVNNLKGVMEEYGLSLPNDLIFIKEQIAGPLDSVSSANKWAYKGRSEEKAFLYEIVANKRTGIDVDKWDYFARDCYHLGIQNNSDYRRFLKFARVCDVKGKKHICTRDKEVGDLYDMFHTRNCLHRRAYQHKVGNVIEVMITEALVKADPYVKIRGSSGKTYRISEAIDDMEAYTKLTDHIFEQILYSSDPVLSEAQAILQNILCRRLYKCVGQTTPDSHYDVSQDMLLMWAREVSESKPDRIEVDLKPEDFVVNVICMDYGMKEKNPVNNVYFYCKNDPTKAIKIRKNQVSKLLPERFAEQLIRVYCKKTDERDLEAAKKYFVQWCMNRNFSKPQDGDVTAPELTPLKRDWQNEDDDDSDSENDSDNDTRGRRILNHGKPVKTNLFQLPQDKTS from the exons ATGTGTCAGCGGCGGTGGAAGGAAGAAGCAGCTCAGCGGCGGTTAATCCTTAAATCTGATCAGGCGGAGAAAACACATATCATGGACAGCCGAAAGCGCCCGAGAGAAGAGCCGCTGATTGTGGAGCTGCTAAAAACCCCAGAGAAGAGGTATAAAGAAGGCAATTACAAGGACTGGGACACCGAGGAAACCTGCTCCTATCTTCGCCAGCACGGACTCGGAGAATGGGAACAAAAGTTCAAAG AACAGAAGATTACAGGATTGGGACTACGCTATCTCACTGAACTCCAGCTGGAAAAGATGGGCattga gcccATGGGCTCCAGACTGCAGATCCTCCACTATCTCAGCAAACTCTGGCAAATCTCGTCTGAGTGCATGAAG GTCTTTAACGATCCCATTCATGGCCACATCGAGCTCCATCCTCTGCTGATGCGCATCATCGACACCCCTCAGTTCCAGAGGCTACGGCACATCAAGCAGCTGGGAGCCACATACATGGTGTTTCCTGGAGCTGCACACAACCGCTTCGAACACTGCATAgg TGTTGGATATTTAGCAGGTTGTCTGGTCCAAGCTCTGAACGAGAGACAGCCTGAGCTCCTCATCACCAAACAAGACATCCTGTGTGTTCAGATCGCCGGCTTGTGCCATGACCTGG GTCACGGTCCTTTTTCCCACATGTTCGATGGATTGTTTATTCCGACGGTTCGACCCGGACTGAAATGGAAG CACGAGAGCGCGTCGGTCCAGATGTTTGACCACCTGGTGAAAGTGAATAATCTGAAGGGAGTGATGGAGGAGTACGGACTCTCTCTACCCAACGACCTGATCTTCATTAAAGAGCAGATCGCTGGGCCGCTGGACTCCGTTTCCTCGGCCAACAAG TGGGCGTACAAAGGCAGATCGGAAGAGAAAGCGTTCCTGTACGAGATCGTCGCCAATAAGAGGACCGGCATCGACGTGGACAAGTGGGATTATTTTGCGAG AGACTGCTATCACCTGGGCATCCAGAACAACTCCGACTACCGTCGCTTCCTCAAGTTCGCTCGAGTGTGTGACGTGAAGGGCAAGAAACACATCTGCACCAGAGACAAG GAAGTAGGTGATTTATACGACATGTTCCACACACGTAACTGCCTGCATCGCCGCGCGTACCAACACAAAGTGGGCAACGTCATCGAGGTCAT gattaCAGAAGCTCTGGTGAAAGCCGATCCGTACGTTAAAATCCGGGGCTCTTCAGGAAAGACGTACAGAATTTCGGAAGCCATCGATGACATGGAGGCTTACACTAAACTCACAG ATCACATTTTCGAGCAGATCCTGTACTCGTCTGATCCAGTGCTATCTGAAGCTCAGGCCATCCTGCAGAACATCCTCTGTAGAAGGCTGTACAAATGCGTGGGCCAGACGACACCTGACTCTCACTATGACGTGTcgcag GACATGTTACTCATGTGGGCTCGTGAGGTGTCTGAGAGTAAACCTGACCGCATTGAGGTGGATCTCAAGCCCGAGGACTTCGTAGTCAAC GTGATTTGTATGGATTATGGAATGAAAGAGAAGAACCCTGTGAACAACGTTTATTTCTACTGCAAGAACGACCCCACCAAAGCCATCAAGATCCGCAAGAACCAG GTGTCCAAGTTACTGCCGGAACGATTTGCAGAGCAGCTGATCAGAGTTTACTGCAAAAAAACAGACGAGAGGGATCTGGAAGCGGCAAAGAAATATTTTGTGCAGTGGTGTATGAACAGAAATTTCTCCAAACCACAG
- the rhoac gene encoding rho-related GTP-binding protein RhoA-C: MAAIRKKLVIVGDGACGKTCLLIVFSKDQFPEVYVPTVFENYVADIEVDGKQVELALWDTAGQEDYDRLRPLSYPDTDVILMCFSIDSPDSLENIPEKWTPEVKHFCPNVPIILVGNKKDLRNDEHTRRELSKMKQEPVKPEEGRDMANRINAFGYLECSAKTKDGVREVFEMATRAALQAKKRGKKTGCLLL, encoded by the exons ATGGCGGCGATCCGAAAGAAGCTGGTGATCGTTGGGGACGGTGCTTGTGGAAAGACGTGCTTACTGATCGTGTTCAGTAAAGACCAGTTCCCTGAGGTTTACGTTCCCACCGTGTTCGAGAATTACGTCGCCGACATCGAGGTTGACGGAAAGCAG GTGGAGCTCGCTCTGTGGGACACTGCTGGTCAGGAGGATTATGACCGCCTGAGGCCGCTCTCGTACCCAGACACAGACGTCATCCTCATGTGTTTCTCTATAGACAGTCCTGACAGTTTGG AGAATATCCCAGAGAAGTGGACGCCAGAAGTGAAGCATTTCTGTCCGAACGTTCCCATCATTCTCGTGGGAAACAAGAAGGACCTGCGTAACGACGAGCACACTCGACGAGAGCTGTCCAAAATGAAACAG GAGCCTGTAAAACCAGAAGAAGGTCGCGACATGGCCAACCGCATCAACGCTTTTGGTTATTTAGAATGCTCAGCGAAGACGAAAGACGGCGTAAGGGAAGTGTTTGAAATGGCCACCAGGGCGGCGCTGCAGGCCAAGAAGCGTGGCAAGAAGACCGGCTGCCTTTTATTATAG